The proteins below are encoded in one region of Thermococcus peptonophilus:
- a CDS encoding carboxypeptidase M32, whose product MESVFQNETIKAILEKYRRIWAIGHAQSVLGWDMEVNMPKEGILERSVAQGELSVLSQEFLLKPDFVELVEKAKGIEGLNEYERGVVRVLDRQIRISKSFPPEFLREMSEVTSQATKAWEEAKRSDDFSKFEPWLDRIIDLAKRAADYLGYEEEPYDALLDLFEEGLTTKEVERMFEKLEKELKPLLEKIMEEGKVPREHPLEKERYEREQMEKVNIWILQKFGFPLGVRSRLDVSAHPFTTEFGIRDVRITTRYEGYDFRRTILSTVHEFGHALYELQQDERFMFSPIAGGVSLGIHESQSRFWENIIGRSREFAGLIYPVLKENLPFMASYTPEDVYLYFNIVRPDFIRTEADVVTYNFHILLRFKLERMMLNEGVKAKDLPELWNEEMERLLGIRPKTYAEGILQDIHWAHGTIGYFPTYSIGTLLASQIYYHIKRDIPDFEEKVARAEFEPIKAWLRERIHRWGSIYSPKELLQKALGEELNPDYFIRWVKEKYL is encoded by the coding sequence ATGGAGTCCGTTTTCCAGAACGAGACGATTAAGGCTATTCTTGAGAAGTACCGCAGGATATGGGCCATTGGGCACGCTCAGAGCGTTCTTGGCTGGGACATGGAGGTCAACATGCCCAAGGAGGGCATCCTTGAGAGGAGCGTTGCCCAGGGGGAGCTCAGTGTCCTTTCACAGGAGTTTCTGCTCAAGCCCGACTTCGTCGAGCTTGTCGAGAAGGCTAAGGGAATAGAGGGCCTTAACGAATATGAGAGGGGAGTCGTCCGCGTTCTTGACAGGCAGATACGGATAAGCAAGTCCTTCCCGCCGGAGTTTCTCAGAGAGATGAGCGAAGTCACGAGTCAGGCAACTAAAGCCTGGGAAGAAGCCAAGAGGAGCGACGACTTCTCCAAGTTCGAGCCGTGGCTCGACAGAATCATAGACCTTGCCAAGAGGGCCGCTGACTACCTCGGCTACGAGGAAGAGCCCTATGATGCCTTGCTCGACCTCTTCGAGGAAGGTCTCACCACGAAGGAAGTCGAGAGGATGTTCGAAAAGCTCGAGAAGGAGCTGAAGCCGCTCCTTGAGAAAATCATGGAAGAGGGCAAAGTGCCCAGGGAACACCCTCTCGAGAAGGAGCGCTATGAGAGAGAGCAGATGGAAAAGGTGAACATATGGATACTCCAGAAGTTCGGCTTTCCGCTCGGAGTCCGCTCAAGGCTCGATGTTTCGGCTCACCCCTTCACTACCGAGTTCGGGATAAGGGACGTGAGGATAACGACCAGATACGAGGGTTACGACTTCAGGAGAACCATCCTCAGCACCGTCCACGAGTTTGGGCATGCGCTCTACGAGCTCCAGCAGGACGAGAGGTTCATGTTCAGCCCGATTGCCGGCGGTGTCTCCCTTGGAATCCACGAAAGTCAGAGCAGGTTCTGGGAGAACATAATCGGCCGCTCGAGGGAGTTCGCTGGACTCATATACCCGGTACTCAAGGAGAACCTCCCGTTCATGGCGAGCTATACCCCTGAAGACGTTTACCTATACTTCAACATAGTCAGACCAGACTTCATAAGGACTGAAGCAGATGTCGTTACCTACAACTTCCACATACTCCTCCGCTTCAAGCTCGAGAGGATGATGCTCAACGAGGGCGTTAAGGCGAAAGACTTACCTGAGCTCTGGAACGAGGAGATGGAGAGACTCCTCGGAATCAGACCGAAGACCTACGCCGAGGGAATCCTCCAGGACATCCACTGGGCGCACGGAACAATCGGCTACTTCCCGACCTACAGCATAGGAACGCTCCTCGCGAGCCAGATATACTACCACATCAAGCGCGACATCCCGGACTTCGAGGAGAAGGTTGCAAGGGCCGAGTTCGAGCCAATAAAGGCCTGGCTCAGGGAAAGGATACATCGCTGGGGAAGCATCTACTCGCCGAAGGAGCTCCTCCAGAAGGCCCTCGGCGAGGAGCTGAACCCAGACTACTTCATCCGCTGGGTGAAGGAGAAGTATCTGTGA